Proteins encoded in a region of the Cataglyphis hispanica isolate Lineage 1 chromosome 14, ULB_Chis1_1.0, whole genome shotgun sequence genome:
- the LOC126854857 gene encoding abscission/NoCut checkpoint regulator — protein sequence MSCNTCQKNFSFFTKDIGCPSCGFSSCSKCLKYKCDIPNIGIKKVCGRCYNKLNRMKNSSSEDNIHEVSMSNTSLEPLAPIDITMKLNSLENPVKPPIVIYKHANRWDILKKGLEPADQQIVDRLQKLKDKDYNFPVPTIDEIKQRLALLKDQDPQASGSNFININQVDTRTDQEKADDLIQEYLAEIELPSTSDLYKEIQMRMDFSPNDELVTKVSAMEIETPPNMEDEDENEDEDENENEDEDEDEDENKEEDEYEPSNECLICSRTADELDLYRCTGCKGDLYCSTCFESFHDDFEIEKHKAIRFVKQDEKDKLSSPKMSLIRKLLTSDSQKNNH from the exons ATGTCATGTAATACCtgtcaaaagaatttttcgttCTTCACAAAAGAC ATTGGTTGCCCAAGTTGTGGCTTTTCTTCCTGCAGTAAGTGTCTCAAGTATAAATGTGATATTCCCAATATAGGGATAAAGAAAGTTTGTGGACGTTGTTACAATAAATTGAACAGAATGAAGAATTCAAGTTCCGAAGACAATATTCATGAAGTTTCAATGTCTAATACAAGTTTAGAACCACTTGCACCTATTGACATTACTATGAA ATTGAATTCATTAGAAAATCCTGTAAAACCTccaatagtaatatataagcATGCAAATCGCTGGGACATACTTAAAAAGGGATTAGAACCTGCTGACCAACAAATTGTAGACagattacaaaaattgaaagacaAAGATTACAACTTTCCAGTGCCTACTATTGATGAGATAAAACAAAGACTAGCACTGTTGAAGGATCAAGATCCACAGGCCAGTGGAAGTAATTTcataaat atAAATCAAGTGGATACTAGGACAGATCAAGAGAAGGCGGATGATTTAATTCAGGAGTATCTCGCAGAAATAGAATTGCCTTCGACCAGTGatctttataaagaaattcaaaTGAGAATGGATTTCTCACCAAATGATGAGTTAGTTACCAAAGTTTCAGCAATGGAAATAGAG actccTCCAAATATGGAAGATGAGGATGAAAATGAGGATgaagatgaaaatgaaaatgaagatgaagatgaagatgaagatgaaaataaagagGAAGACGAGTATGAACCTAGTAATGAATGTTTAATATGTTCGCGAACTGCAGATGAATTGGATCTGTATAGATGTACAGGTTGTAAAGGTGATCTTTACTGTTCTACATGCTTTGAAAGTTTCCATGATGATTTTGAAATAGAGAAGCATAAGGCAATTCGCTTTGTCAAGCAAgacgaaaaagataaattgtcTTCTCCAAAAATGAGCCTtatacgaaaattattaacatcagATTCTCAGAAGAATAATCATTGA
- the LOC126854847 gene encoding protein Mo25 isoform X4, with the protein MPLFGKSQKSPAEVVKALKEAVNALERGDKKVEKAQEDVSKNLVHIKNMLYGTAETEPQADIVVAQLAQELYNSNLLLLLVQNLSRIDFEGKKDVAQVFNNILRRQIGTRSPTVEYICTKPEILFTLMSGYEHQDIALNCGTMLRECARYEALAKIMIYSDDFYNFFRYVEVSTFDIASDAFSTFKELLTRHKILSAEFLEIHYDKVFSHYQRLLNSENYVTRRQSLKLLGELLLDRHNFTVMTRYISNPDNLKLMMNMLKEKSRNIQFEAFHVFKVFVANPNKPKPILDILLRNQEKLIEFLTRFHTDRSEDEQFNDEKAYLIKQIKELNRASSE; encoded by the exons ATGCCTCTGTTTGGAAAGTCCCAGAAGAGTCCAGCGGAGGTGGTGAAGGCTCTCAAGGAAGCGGTAAACGCGTTGGAACGTGGCGACAAGAAGGTAGAGAAG GCGCAAGAAGATGTGAGCAAGAATCTTGTACACATAAAAAACATGCTATACGGAACGGCCGAGACGGAACCGCAGGCTGACATCGTGGTGGCACAGTTGGCACAGGAATTATACAACAGCAATCTGCTACTTCTGCTTGTGCAAAATCTAAGTCGCATCGACTTCGAG GGGAAGAAGGATGTGGCACAGGTCTTCAATAACATTCTGCGGAGACAAATTGGAACTAGATCACCCACTGTAGAATACATATGTACTAAAcctgaaattctttttacactTATGTCTGG CTACGAGCATCAAGACATTGCACTCAACTGTGGCACCATGTTGCGAGAATGTGCGAGATACGAAGCACTGGCGAAAATTATGATCTATTCAGACGACTTTTACAATTTCTTCAGATACGTCGAGGTCTCTACGTTTGATATCGCATCGGACGCTTTCTCTACATTTAAA GAATTACTTACAAGGCACAAAATACTCAGCGCTGAATTTTTAGAGATACATTACGATAAAGTTTTCTCGCACTATCAAAGGTTACTCAATTcagaaaattatgtaacaagACGACAGAGTTTAAAACTGTTGGGCGAGCTATTGCTAGATAGACACAATTTTACa GTCATGACCCGATATATATCGAATCCAGATAATTTGAAGTTAATGATGAATATGCTGAAAGAAAAGTCTCGCAATATACAGTTTGAAGCTTTCCACGTTTTCAAG GTATTTGTAGCAAATCCCAATAAACCGAAACCCATTCTGGATATATTGCTCCGCAATCAGGAGAAGCTGATCGAGTTCCTGACGCGCTTCCACACGGATCGTTCCGAGGATGAACAATTCAATGACGAGAAGGCATATCTGATTAAGCAGATCAAAGAACTTAA TCGTGCTTCGTCAGAGTGA
- the LOC126854847 gene encoding protein Mo25 isoform X1 → MPLFGKSQKSPAEVVKALKEAVNALERGDKKVEKAQEDVSKNLVHIKNMLYGTAETEPQADIVVAQLAQELYNSNLLLLLVQNLSRIDFEGKKDVAQVFNNILRRQIGTRSPTVEYICTKPEILFTLMSGYEHQDIALNCGTMLRECARYEALAKIMIYSDDFYNFFRYVEVSTFDIASDAFSTFKELLTRHKILSAEFLEIHYDKVFSHYQRLLNSENYVTRRQSLKLLGELLLDRHNFTVMTRYISNPDNLKLMMNMLKEKSRNIQFEAFHVFKVFVANPNKPKPILDILLRNQEKLIEFLTRFHTDRSEDEQFNDEKAYLIKQIKELKLTLMVYFLV, encoded by the exons ATGCCTCTGTTTGGAAAGTCCCAGAAGAGTCCAGCGGAGGTGGTGAAGGCTCTCAAGGAAGCGGTAAACGCGTTGGAACGTGGCGACAAGAAGGTAGAGAAG GCGCAAGAAGATGTGAGCAAGAATCTTGTACACATAAAAAACATGCTATACGGAACGGCCGAGACGGAACCGCAGGCTGACATCGTGGTGGCACAGTTGGCACAGGAATTATACAACAGCAATCTGCTACTTCTGCTTGTGCAAAATCTAAGTCGCATCGACTTCGAG GGGAAGAAGGATGTGGCACAGGTCTTCAATAACATTCTGCGGAGACAAATTGGAACTAGATCACCCACTGTAGAATACATATGTACTAAAcctgaaattctttttacactTATGTCTGG CTACGAGCATCAAGACATTGCACTCAACTGTGGCACCATGTTGCGAGAATGTGCGAGATACGAAGCACTGGCGAAAATTATGATCTATTCAGACGACTTTTACAATTTCTTCAGATACGTCGAGGTCTCTACGTTTGATATCGCATCGGACGCTTTCTCTACATTTAAA GAATTACTTACAAGGCACAAAATACTCAGCGCTGAATTTTTAGAGATACATTACGATAAAGTTTTCTCGCACTATCAAAGGTTACTCAATTcagaaaattatgtaacaagACGACAGAGTTTAAAACTGTTGGGCGAGCTATTGCTAGATAGACACAATTTTACa GTCATGACCCGATATATATCGAATCCAGATAATTTGAAGTTAATGATGAATATGCTGAAAGAAAAGTCTCGCAATATACAGTTTGAAGCTTTCCACGTTTTCAAG GTATTTGTAGCAAATCCCAATAAACCGAAACCCATTCTGGATATATTGCTCCGCAATCAGGAGAAGCTGATCGAGTTCCTGACGCGCTTCCACACGGATCGTTCCGAGGATGAACAATTCAATGACGAGAAGGCATATCTGATTAAGCAGATCAAAGAACTTAA ACTCACTTTGATGGTGTATTTTCTTGTGTAG
- the LOC126854847 gene encoding protein Mo25 isoform X3, translated as MPLFGKSQKSPAEVVKALKEAVNALERGDKKAQEDVSKNLVHIKNMLYGTAETEPQADIVVAQLAQELYNSNLLLLLVQNLSRIDFEGKKDVAQVFNNILRRQIGTRSPTVEYICTKPEILFTLMSGYEHQDIALNCGTMLRECARYEALAKIMIYSDDFYNFFRYVEVSTFDIASDAFSTFKELLTRHKILSAEFLEIHYDKVFSHYQRLLNSENYVTRRQSLKLLGELLLDRHNFTVMTRYISNPDNLKLMMNMLKEKSRNIQFEAFHVFKVFVANPNKPKPILDILLRNQEKLIEFLTRFHTDRSEDEQFNDEKAYLIKQIKELKLTLMVYFLV; from the exons ATGCCTCTGTTTGGAAAGTCCCAGAAGAGTCCAGCGGAGGTGGTGAAGGCTCTCAAGGAAGCGGTAAACGCGTTGGAACGTGGCGACAAGAAG GCGCAAGAAGATGTGAGCAAGAATCTTGTACACATAAAAAACATGCTATACGGAACGGCCGAGACGGAACCGCAGGCTGACATCGTGGTGGCACAGTTGGCACAGGAATTATACAACAGCAATCTGCTACTTCTGCTTGTGCAAAATCTAAGTCGCATCGACTTCGAG GGGAAGAAGGATGTGGCACAGGTCTTCAATAACATTCTGCGGAGACAAATTGGAACTAGATCACCCACTGTAGAATACATATGTACTAAAcctgaaattctttttacactTATGTCTGG CTACGAGCATCAAGACATTGCACTCAACTGTGGCACCATGTTGCGAGAATGTGCGAGATACGAAGCACTGGCGAAAATTATGATCTATTCAGACGACTTTTACAATTTCTTCAGATACGTCGAGGTCTCTACGTTTGATATCGCATCGGACGCTTTCTCTACATTTAAA GAATTACTTACAAGGCACAAAATACTCAGCGCTGAATTTTTAGAGATACATTACGATAAAGTTTTCTCGCACTATCAAAGGTTACTCAATTcagaaaattatgtaacaagACGACAGAGTTTAAAACTGTTGGGCGAGCTATTGCTAGATAGACACAATTTTACa GTCATGACCCGATATATATCGAATCCAGATAATTTGAAGTTAATGATGAATATGCTGAAAGAAAAGTCTCGCAATATACAGTTTGAAGCTTTCCACGTTTTCAAG GTATTTGTAGCAAATCCCAATAAACCGAAACCCATTCTGGATATATTGCTCCGCAATCAGGAGAAGCTGATCGAGTTCCTGACGCGCTTCCACACGGATCGTTCCGAGGATGAACAATTCAATGACGAGAAGGCATATCTGATTAAGCAGATCAAAGAACTTAA ACTCACTTTGATGGTGTATTTTCTTGTGTAG
- the LOC126854847 gene encoding protein Mo25 isoform X5, protein MPLFGKSQKSPAEVVKALKEAVNALERGDKKVEKAQEDVSKNLVHIKNMLYGTAETEPQADIVVAQLAQELYNSNLLLLLVQNLSRIDFEGKKDVAQVFNNILRRQIGTRSPTVEYICTKPEILFTLMSGYEHQDIALNCGTMLRECARYEALAKIMIYSDDFYNFFRYVEVSTFDIASDAFSTFKELLTRHKILSAEFLEIHYDKVFSHYQRLLNSENYVTRRQSLKLLGELLLDRHNFTVMTRYISNPDNLKLMMNMLKEKSRNIQFEAFHVFKVFVANPNKPKPILDILLRNQEKLIEFLTRFHTDRSEDEQFNDEKAYLIKQIKELNFNVDG, encoded by the exons ATGCCTCTGTTTGGAAAGTCCCAGAAGAGTCCAGCGGAGGTGGTGAAGGCTCTCAAGGAAGCGGTAAACGCGTTGGAACGTGGCGACAAGAAGGTAGAGAAG GCGCAAGAAGATGTGAGCAAGAATCTTGTACACATAAAAAACATGCTATACGGAACGGCCGAGACGGAACCGCAGGCTGACATCGTGGTGGCACAGTTGGCACAGGAATTATACAACAGCAATCTGCTACTTCTGCTTGTGCAAAATCTAAGTCGCATCGACTTCGAG GGGAAGAAGGATGTGGCACAGGTCTTCAATAACATTCTGCGGAGACAAATTGGAACTAGATCACCCACTGTAGAATACATATGTACTAAAcctgaaattctttttacactTATGTCTGG CTACGAGCATCAAGACATTGCACTCAACTGTGGCACCATGTTGCGAGAATGTGCGAGATACGAAGCACTGGCGAAAATTATGATCTATTCAGACGACTTTTACAATTTCTTCAGATACGTCGAGGTCTCTACGTTTGATATCGCATCGGACGCTTTCTCTACATTTAAA GAATTACTTACAAGGCACAAAATACTCAGCGCTGAATTTTTAGAGATACATTACGATAAAGTTTTCTCGCACTATCAAAGGTTACTCAATTcagaaaattatgtaacaagACGACAGAGTTTAAAACTGTTGGGCGAGCTATTGCTAGATAGACACAATTTTACa GTCATGACCCGATATATATCGAATCCAGATAATTTGAAGTTAATGATGAATATGCTGAAAGAAAAGTCTCGCAATATACAGTTTGAAGCTTTCCACGTTTTCAAG GTATTTGTAGCAAATCCCAATAAACCGAAACCCATTCTGGATATATTGCTCCGCAATCAGGAGAAGCTGATCGAGTTCCTGACGCGCTTCCACACGGATCGTTCCGAGGATGAACAATTCAATGACGAGAAGGCATATCTGATTAAGCAGATCAAAGAACTTAA
- the LOC126854856 gene encoding zinc finger protein 169-like, with protein MNVFLYNSTICRLCAADNGNEHLFANETGESDLCSLVNRYLPLKIRDDGKLPQTICPGCNIQLEATAQFFDLLVVGQRKLRELWKYQVEQHRKAERLRSKNESAEHETEGVDMDSITSCNEDVQYEQQIIIKILPDGSMYAAEHEMSLQMEGLTKPRRKRGRPPKVQAETESLTKENAEAVSQGEEDKQEEEVEEVDGDGRRRRKRKVPKRFMEAVQGKELERIFKEEGVIDEEEDDDFEMLDDSEEPLNASIQDGQEEVIGRLETQEGKNLGEVVITNRGKARSKSKLRRRKNKFTCQLCGRNFLQRSRYIVHKSFHKDKYECIQCKMFFNSKENLELHQKTTQHDPNLAEGNTEVQERLQMHSAEQDATTATMKEDSSNAIYMCKRCDKHFELKQEYELHMRVVHELQKFTCNICNKDFTDQSNLKMHLTTHKEIKSNKGFPCDICGKVLNHPSSVVYHKEAEHNNGRRFVCNKCNRSFKHKQLLQRHQLVHSDDRPFICKSCNASFKTKANLINHQSTHTGEKKYFCERCNQQFAHKTSLTLHQRWHDGEKPYKCDVCHKSFSQNGNLQEHMRIHTGEKPYSCDFCGRKFTTSSQFRLHVKRHTGERPWKCEFCAKCFLHKDTWKCHVRRHKGERPFQCTHCNRGFTEQWALKKHLRLHTGEKPYSCDLCGKAFADCSNLTKHKKVHRENKVLTVDGSEESPIGEVWQILPNSQENDEQSVLNEQMTQVIATDEASTDGIQQIYYVSYQDPNNPNESRTLHFLDAGMIKNKEDETKTNANFLPRLDVENDEIIADKIVNNTVSNNEEQSEIELSESDLQLQITDEHGNPIQISIQEARQLLSQGHFISQLNDGQIIRVHPGIFAQHLQALNIHIDEEAAVAENSIVTHPNMDKEEMETIQTDAEAIVQALEDEDTDATAVATINQLENVEQTGIADGEQTIEFMTQDGQKVRVLTSYPVDPMRIDITPEYMTIV; from the exons ATGAACGTGTTTCTGTACAATTCGACCATCTGTCGATTGTGCGCGGCAGACAACGGCAACGAGCACCTATTCGCCAACGAAACAGGCGAGTCGGATTTGTGTTCACTGGTGAATCGTTATCTACCACTCAAG attcgAGATGATGGCAAATTGCCACAGACAATTTGTCCGGGTTGTAACATCCAGCTGGAGGCAACGGCACAATTTTTTGACCTGTTGGTGGTTGGTCAGCGCAAGTTACGTGAACTCTGGAAATATCAAGTTGAACAACACCGTAAAGCAGAACGCTTACGCAGTAAGAATGAAAGTGCGGAGCATGAAACAGAAGGAGTGGATATGGATAGTATAACTTCATGCAACGAAGATGTACAGTATGAACagcaaattattatcaaaa TATTGCCAGATGGATCCATGTATGCAGCAGAGCATGAAATGAGTTTACAAATGGAAGGCTTAACTAAGCCACGAAGAAAACGCGGACGTCCACCCAAAGTACAAGCAGAGACTGAATCTTTG acaaaaGAGAATGCGGAAGCTGTGAGTCAAGGTGAGGAAGATAAGCAAGAAGAAGAGGTTGAAGAAGTAGATGGTGACGGTAGACGGAGAAGAAAACGCAAAGTTCCCAAAAG ATTTATGGAAGCAGTGCAAGGAAAAGAACTGGAAAGGATATTCAAGGAAGAGGGTGTAATTGATGAGGAAGAAGATGATGATTTTGAAATGCTCGACGATTCAGAAGAACCATTAAATGCTTCTATCCAGGATGGTCAGGAAG AAGTAATTGGTCGTCTTGAAACACAGGAAGGTAAAAACTTGGGTGAAGTAGTAATCACGAATCGTGGAAAAGCACGCTCAAAATCGAAACTTCGTcgtcgaaaaaataaattcacatgTCAACTCTGTGGTAGAAATTTCCTACAACGCAGCAGATATATAGTACACAA AAGTTTTCATAAGGACAAGTACGAGTGCATACAATGTAAGatgttttttaatagtaaGGAAAATCTAGAATTACATCAAAAGACAACTCAGCATGATCCAAATCTTGCTGAAGGAAATACCGAGGTACAAGAGAGATTACAGATGCACAGTGCGGAGCAAGATGCCACTACAGCAACAATGAAAGAAGATTCCAGCAATGCgatttatatgtgtaaaagaTGCGACAAACATTTCGAATTGAAACAGGAATATGAATTGCACATGAGAGTGGTACACGAACTACAGAAATTTACATGCAACATTTGCAACAAGGATTTTACAGATCAGTCGAATTTGAAGATGCACTTGACTACACATAAG gaaattaaatcaaacaaGGGATTTCCCTGTGATATCTGTGGCAAGGTATTAAACCATCCCAGTTCTGTTGTGTATCATAAGGAAGCCGAACATAACAATGGACGTCGTTTTGTTTGCAACAAATGTAACAGAAGTTTCAAACACAAGCAATTGCTTCAACGGCATCAGTTGGTACACTCGGACGACCGACCGTTCATTTGTAAGTCATGCAATGCCAGCTTCAAGACAAAAGCGAATCTGATTAATCATCAATCTACTCACACGGGCGAGAAGAAGTATTTCTGCGAACGTTGTAACCAACAGTTTGCACACAAGACTAGTCTCACATTACATCAAAG GTGGCATGATGGTGAAAAACCATACAAATGTGATGTGTGTCATAAGAGTTTTTCGCAAAATGGCAATTTGCAGGAACATATGCGCATTCATACTGGCGAGAAGCCGTATTCCTGTGACTTCTGTGGTCGAAAGTTCACTACGTCATCGCAGTTTAGATTGCACGTGAAACGGCATACTGGCGAACGACCGTGGAAATGCGAGTTTTGCGCGAAATGCTTTTTGCACAAAGATACGTGGAAATGTCATGTGCGTCGGCACAAAGGTGAACGTCCGTTTCAATGCACCCACTGCAATCGCGGATTTACAGAGCAATGGGCGTTGAAGAAACATCTTCGTTTGCACACTG gtgAGAAGCCTTATTCCTGCGATCTATGCGGCAAGGCTTTCGCCGACTGCTCGAATTTGACGAAGCACAAAAAG GTGCATAGGGAGAATAAGGTACTAACCGTGGACGGTTCGGAAGAATCTCCGATCGGTGAAGTGTGGCAAATCCTGCCAAACTCGCAGGAAAATGACGAACAGTCGGTGCTTAATGAACAAATGACGCAGGTGATCGCCACTGATGAAGCATCTACTGATGGGATCCAACAAATCTACTATGTGTCATATCAGGATCCTAATAATCCTAATGAGTCGCGAACGTTGCACTTTC TTGATGCTGGCATgatcaaaaataaagaagacgAGACGAAGACAAATGCGAATTTCTTGCCACGTTTGGACGTTGAGAACGACGAAATAATTGCcgacaaaattgtaaataatacagTTAGCAACAATGAGGAACAATCTGAGATAGAACTATCGGAATCGGATTTACAATTACAA ATTACCGATGAACATGGAAATCCGATTCAAATATCTATCCAAGAGGCTCGACAGCTTCTCTCTCAAGGACATTTCATCAGCCAATTGAACGACGGTCAGATCATTAGGGTTCATCCTGGAATATTTGCGCAACATCTTCAAGCATTAAATATCCACATCGATGAAGAGGCTGCTGTTGCAGAAAACAGCATTGTTACACATCCTAACATGGATAAAGAGGAAATGGAGACGATTCAGACCGACGCGGAAGCAATTGTTCAAGCTCTCGag gacGAGGACACTGATGCCACTGCAGTCGCGACCATCAATCAATTGGAGAATGTCGAGCAGACTGGAATCGCAGATGGTGAACAGACAATCGAATTTATGACCCAAGACGGACAAAAAGTTCGCGTTCTAACATCATATCCCGTCGATCCAATGCGGATCGACATAACTCCAGAATACATgactattgtataa
- the LOC126854847 gene encoding protein Mo25 isoform X2: MPLFGKSQKSPAEVVKALKEAVNALERGDKKVEKAQEDVSKNLVHIKNMLYGTAETEPQADIVVAQLAQELYNSNLLLLLVQNLSRIDFEGKKDVAQVFNNILRRQIGTRSPTVEYICTKPEILFTLMSGYEHQDIALNCGTMLRECARYEALAKIMIYSDDFYNFFRYVEVSTFDIASDAFSTFKELLTRHKILSAEFLEIHYDKVFSHYQRLLNSENYVTRRQSLKLLGELLLDRHNFTVMTRYISNPDNLKLMMNMLKEKSRNIQFEAFHVFKVFVANPNKPKPILDILLRNQEKLIEFLTRFHTDRSEDEQFNDEKAYLIKQIKELNSFNVDG; this comes from the exons ATGCCTCTGTTTGGAAAGTCCCAGAAGAGTCCAGCGGAGGTGGTGAAGGCTCTCAAGGAAGCGGTAAACGCGTTGGAACGTGGCGACAAGAAGGTAGAGAAG GCGCAAGAAGATGTGAGCAAGAATCTTGTACACATAAAAAACATGCTATACGGAACGGCCGAGACGGAACCGCAGGCTGACATCGTGGTGGCACAGTTGGCACAGGAATTATACAACAGCAATCTGCTACTTCTGCTTGTGCAAAATCTAAGTCGCATCGACTTCGAG GGGAAGAAGGATGTGGCACAGGTCTTCAATAACATTCTGCGGAGACAAATTGGAACTAGATCACCCACTGTAGAATACATATGTACTAAAcctgaaattctttttacactTATGTCTGG CTACGAGCATCAAGACATTGCACTCAACTGTGGCACCATGTTGCGAGAATGTGCGAGATACGAAGCACTGGCGAAAATTATGATCTATTCAGACGACTTTTACAATTTCTTCAGATACGTCGAGGTCTCTACGTTTGATATCGCATCGGACGCTTTCTCTACATTTAAA GAATTACTTACAAGGCACAAAATACTCAGCGCTGAATTTTTAGAGATACATTACGATAAAGTTTTCTCGCACTATCAAAGGTTACTCAATTcagaaaattatgtaacaagACGACAGAGTTTAAAACTGTTGGGCGAGCTATTGCTAGATAGACACAATTTTACa GTCATGACCCGATATATATCGAATCCAGATAATTTGAAGTTAATGATGAATATGCTGAAAGAAAAGTCTCGCAATATACAGTTTGAAGCTTTCCACGTTTTCAAG GTATTTGTAGCAAATCCCAATAAACCGAAACCCATTCTGGATATATTGCTCCGCAATCAGGAGAAGCTGATCGAGTTCCTGACGCGCTTCCACACGGATCGTTCCGAGGATGAACAATTCAATGACGAGAAGGCATATCTGATTAAGCAGATCAAAGAACTTAA